One Natronomonas gomsonensis genomic window, TGGTCAGTTGCGTTGCTCTCGTTCCAGTTCTTGTGAATCAGTCGGACGTTTCCGGCGTCCTCGTCGACGGAGTACTGTCCGCTGTTGGTCCCGAACTGCACCCGCTGGGAGTTGGATTCACCCAACGCGACTTGGGCGGCCTGGGAGTCGAACTGCGTCATCGACTGTTCGGCCTGTCCGACGCGGGAGTCCTGTTGGGCGTCGTCGAGTGCGGCGCCGCCGAACACCGCGAGTCCGACCGCACCCGTGAGCGTAATCCCGAGGATGAGCACGATGCCGATGGGCGACGACTGCGCTCTGTCGTCTACACGGGACGGCGGACTGTCCATACACACTTCGGGTGTTACACGACAATAAGCGACGTGGCCGTTTCAGAGCGCGTGTTCGGAGTCTCCGACGTGGGTGCTGCGAACACGCCGTACCGCCCCCACTCCGAGAGTCGACAGTTGCACACATGGTCCGGTGTTCAGACAGTTCTCAGCGATATAAGACATCATAACTGACCGTTCGTTCTAAAATGCACTACTAGACAGAAATGGCCAAAATATTAATATGATATAATGTATTAAACTGAATCCCAATCAATCGTTAAGTGTCTCGGACGTGCTACAGCATGACACGATGGCAGAGAAAGCAACCCTCAAAGAGATCGACCACACACCACCGACGGGCGAGTCGGTGTCGAACGTCTGGGACCGCGGCGTGGAAGACGACGACTGAGTTCCTCGCGTTTATCAGTTCAGTTGTGTTTTCGGAGCCGTGGCTCCCGCGAGATTGAATAGGAACCGGCCGTTTGTCCACGTATGGACATCGATACAGACGAGCTACTCGCCTCGCTGACACCACGAGAAGAGAATCCCGCAATCAAGTCCTACCAGAACACGGTCGCCGTCGCCTGCCCAGCCTGCGAGGAGCCCTTCGACGACCTCGTCGTCTGCAAGCAAAACCCCACGAGCCTCAACCTCTCGAAACAGCTCGACCTCTGTGTCGGCGTCGAGGACGGACAGGCGTTCATCTTCACGCACAAACCCTAGCTCCACGGCCCCACGTCGAAGACGTTGCCGGCCACCCACCCGACGAGAAACGGCGTGACGATGGCCAGACACGCGATTCCCATGTAGCGCGCGGGCGGCGGCTGGAGGGCGAGATAGACGAGATACAGCGTGCCGACGACCGGCAGGGACCGACTGAGAAGCGAACGCACTTTCGAGTACATACGCCCCGTTCCGGGAGCGATGGCCAAGAGCGTGCCGTCTACTGACGGGACCCGTCATGAGAGGCACAACGCTTACCAGAGCGTGACGGCGAGTGACCGGGTATGCGTCGTCGCCAGTATCTCGCCGGCTTGACAATGGCGAGCAGCGTCCTCCTCGCGGGCTGTAGCGGAAACGGTGACACGACGGCAACGCCCGACAGCGAGAACAGCGACATCAGACGGGAGGCGTTCAGGGAGGCCCTGACAGAGAGCGACATCACCGTTCGCGAACTCGCCATCGACGACGAGTCCCACGTCAACCTCGAGTACGAACCCGCCGAACCGACCGAGGAAAGCGTCAGGAACAGCATCGACGCCGCCGCGAGAGCGTTTTTCGACCGCGTGTACGGTGAAAGCGGGTGGGCCGTCGAGCGACTCGACGCTCGCGTCGTCGTCGACGGAACCCTGGTGGCGACGTGGCAGATGAAATCCGAGTGGATAGAGCAGTACCTCGAAGGACGGATTTCCCGCGAGGAGATGGCCGCGAGAGTCGAAGACAGCGTCGAGCGACACGACCAGTAGCACCAATCCGAACCGGGAAATCGCCGCCTTCGATGGCGTCATCGTCACTGACCGAGTAACCGACGACCGACCCGGAAATAAGAACTTTGTCGATTGGGCAATTCTAGCACTCAGGGCGATGGAGGGGATTGGGTGAACAACGAGCGTCCGGGTGAGCGTCTCGGTTCCGACGGCTGATCTCGTGTTGGAGCGGCTGCTCGCCGAACGTTCCATCAGCCACGTCAGAATCGACCGCATCGCTGCCTTCGATGAATCCCTCGTTCCGTATCTGTGGATGACGGAAGCGGACACAGACACCACGACGCAGGCCCTCCGTGCGGACCCCGATGTCGGGTCGTTCGAAGTCATCGATACGTTCGGGTGCGACACCCTCGTCCGCGTCGGATGGGTCCCGGACGCCACCGAGTTCGTCGAGGGACTCACCGAGTCCGATGCGGTCCTCGTCGAGGCGACCAGCGACGCCCGACCGCCGGCCCGTTTTTTAACGCTCCGCGCCCTACCGATTCGTATGACAGTTCCTGACTCCGTGGCGATGGACGACGACGAGCGAGACGCGTTCCTCGGCGACGGCGGAACGGGCGTTATCTCCTTCCCGACCGACGGCGACGAAGCGCCGCACTCGATTCCAGTTTCCTACGGGTACGACACCGCCGAGGAGACGTTCTACTTCCGACTCGCCGCCGGCGAGGGCCGCGAAAAGAGCGACCTCCTCGACCGGTCGGTCTCGTTCGTGACTTACGGCACCACCGATGGCACCTGGCAGAGCGTCGTCGCCGAGGGGCGACTCGAAGAGACGACCGACGCCTCGATTGCGACGGAGACCCTCGAAGGCCTCGAACGCGTCCGGATTCCGCTCGTCGACATCTTCGGACAGCCGCCTGCGGACGTCCCCTTCAAGTTCTACCGACTCGCTCCCGAGTCGTTGACCGCTCGAAAGGAATCCTCGACGAGCGTCTGAGTAATCGAGGACCGCTACACCATAGAACTCGCCGGGACTCCCGCGAGCGAAGCGAGCGGGAGGTCGGCGAGTCCGCTGACTGAGGGAGCGAAGCGACCGAAGGAAGTGGACTCGCCGGGATTTGAACCCGGGGCCTTCCCCGTGCCAGGGGGATGATCTACCACTGATCTACGAGCCCTCGAACGCACCCGTTTCTATCCGGACCGAATTCATAAACCCATCGAAGCGGCGGTCCCTCTGAGGATGCGACACACGTTCATCGGTCGTTCACAACTCCAGTTGGACTAGTGGAAGTGTACCGAGAGTCGCCGTTCGCTCCGTTAGAGTCAAA contains:
- a CDS encoding DUF7385 family protein yields the protein MDIDTDELLASLTPREENPAIKSYQNTVAVACPACEEPFDDLVVCKQNPTSLNLSKQLDLCVGVEDGQAFIFTHKP
- a CDS encoding pyridoxamine 5'-phosphate oxidase family protein, producing MTVPDSVAMDDDERDAFLGDGGTGVISFPTDGDEAPHSIPVSYGYDTAEETFYFRLAAGEGREKSDLLDRSVSFVTYGTTDGTWQSVVAEGRLEETTDASIATETLEGLERVRIPLVDIFGQPPADVPFKFYRLAPESLTARKESSTSV